The following DNA comes from Dehalococcoidia bacterium.
TTGCGTCCGAGCATGGTGCAGAGCAGCACCGCCAGGATCACCGTGCCGTACGAGATCGACCAGTGCGCGACGCGGCTGTACAGCAGGTGCCAGTACGAAAGCGCAAGCATCGCGCCGGCGAAAAACGCCTCCGTGCGCCCGAACGACGTCCGCACGAACGCGTAGAGCAGCGGGATCGCCGCCAGTCCGACGAGCGCCAGCGGCAACCGCAGCGCAAACGCCGTGTCGCCCAGCAGCCAGATCGAAGGCGTCGAGAAGTACGCGTGCCCCGTCGGCTGCCCGAGGGCGGCCGTCGTGTACACCGCCCAGAGGTCGCCATCGACGATCCTGTGCGCATCCGTGCCGACCTGCGCTTCGTCCGGGTGTACGCCGTACGGGATGTCGCCCAGCAGCACGAGCCGAAGCACGCCGGCGATAATCAACAGCACGGCGATCAGCACCGCGTCGAGCGCCCACCAGTGCTGATCGACAAACTCGCGCACACGATCGACAAGCGTGCCGGGCGTGGCGGTCGCGCGCACTCCGCTCGTCACAGCTCGAACGTCAGGCGCACGCGAGCATCGCGCCCCGCCGCCCAGCGCGCCATCGCGCCGAGGTCGCGCAGGCGCGGCAACACGCCCGGCGTTCCGGCGAACAGCGCGTCGATGCGCTCATCGCCCGATTCCAGCGCTTCGACGACGGCGTCGATCGTGGCCGCGAGCGGCGCCGCTGGCTGCCAGACGCGCTCGAGTTCCAGCCGATCCGCATCGACCTCGACATTGCGGTCGGCGAAGGTGAGCAGCGGCGTCAGGTCGATCTTGCGCTCGCCCCTGAGCAGCATCGCCAGCTTCGTCAGGTCGTGCTGCGCGCCGTACCGCGCGGCAAACGCGAACGACAGGAACGCGACGAGCGGGTCGGTCGCGCCGCCGAATTCGATCGGGCACGGCTCGCTGGCATCAGACTCGAAGAACAGGCGAGACACGGTTGGAAGACTAACAGAGGATCGCTGCGAATCTGTGCTGAGGCTGGACCTGCGAGGGTGAAGTACCCCAGCATGATGCGTCCGCTCCTAACGGCCGCAAAGACGACTGACCCCTGACGACCCGCAATGCTAGACTTCACCCGCGACGCGCGCTACGGGGGACTCCGCCTTTTGATCCTCATCCACAGTGACCTCATCGACCAGAACTTCGGGCTGTTCCTGGTCCTCGTCAGCACCACCGTGTTCGCGCTCCTCATCGGCATCGGCTTCCACGAAGCCTGTCACGCGTACACGGCAAACGCGCTCGGCGACAAGCTGCCCGCGCGCCAGGGCCGCGTCACGCTGAACCCCATGGCGCATCTCGACCCGGCCGGCTCGCTCCTGATGATGCTCGTCGGGTTCGGGTGGGGGAAGCCCGTGCAATTCAACCCCTACGGCCTCAACGTCAGCCCAAAGACCGCGTCCTTCCTCGTAGCCGGTGCCGGGCCGCTGTCGAACTTCGTCATGGCGGGGCTGCTGGCATTGCCGATCCAGTTCGGCATGGTGCCATACATCAACCCGATTGCGAACCTGCCGGCGTTCATCTGGGAATTGCGCGTGCAGGAGTTCGAGGACTACGTCGGGCTGTTCCTGACCGGGGCGGTCTACCTCAACTGCATCCTGGGCCTCTTCAACCTGATCCCCATCCCGCCGCTCGACGGCTACAAGGTCGCGCTCTTCCTGCTGCCGGACAGCCTCGCGCGCGAGTTCGCCAAGCTCGACCAGTATGGCTTCGCGATCCTGCTCGTTGTGCTGTTCGGCATCCCGTTCTTGACCGGCTACAGCCCGCTCGCCGATATCCTGGGCCCATCCGTGCGCTGGCTCGTGCATCTGTTCACGGGCGCCTGATGCTTCCGCGCATCACCCACCGCGTCCGCCAGTTCTTCGGCGCATTGCGGCCGCGCGTGACCGCCGACGACCGCGCCGACGCCTACCGATATCTCAATCCGCCGCTGCGCACGGTCTTCGAGGCGATGACGCTGCGCGACCAGCAGCATGGCATCGTCGTCTATCAGCGGGTCCGCGAGGCGGCGCAGGGCGACGATCCGGCGCTCTTCGCGGCGGCGCTGCTCCACGATTGCGGCAAGGGCGATGTCCGGCTCTGGCACCGCGTCGCCTACGTCATGCTGGGGCCGCTCCCCGGCGCGCAGGTGCGCGCGGCCTCCGAGCACGCGACGTCGTGGCGCCGGGCGATCTGGCGTCTGCTGCACCACCCGAGGCTCGGCGCCGAGATTGCGGCCGCCGCGGGCGCGGAAGCCGACGTTGTGCGTATGATCAGAGAGCAGGAGTCGGCGGCGCCCGACGCGCGGCTGGCGCTCCTGCAGGCCGCCGACGAAGCTTGAGGACGGGAACTGACATGGAACGCATCGCGATTATCGGGCTGGGGCTGATCGGCGGCTCGATCGGGCTGGCGCTCAAGCAGGCGAATCTCACCGGCGTCCAGATCGCCGGCACCGCACGTTCGCGCGATACGGTCCAGCGCGCCAAGAAGCGCGGCGCCATCGACGAGTTCGCGCACACGCCCGAAGAGGCGGTGCGCGGCGCGAAGCTGGTCATCGTCGCTTCGCCGATCATGACCATCCCGTCGATCTTCGACGAGATCGCGCGCGCGCTCGAGCCCGGCGCGGTCGTCACGGACGTCGCGAGCACGAAGGGCGAGGTGATGCGCTGGGCGCGCGAGAAGTTGCCGCGGAGCGCGCACTTCGTCGGCGGCCACCCGATGGCCGGCAAGGAAACAAGCGGCATCGATGCGGCGGAGGCGGATCTGTTTCGCGGCCGGCCGTGGGTGATCGTGCCGTCCGTCGACGCGCCGGAAGCCGCCGTGACGACGGTGATCTCCCTCGCGCACACAGCCGGCGCGACGACGTTGTTCATGGACGCCGACGAGCACGACAGCTACGTCGCCGCGATCAGCCACTTGCCGCTGACGCTGGCATCGGCGCTCTTCTCACTCGTGTTCGGCAGCGAAGCATGGCCGGAGATGGCCGGGCTCGCATCGAGCGGCTTCCGCGACACGACGCGCCTGGCGTCCGGCGCGCCGGAGATGGCGCACGACATCGTCATGACGAACCGGGAAAACGTGCTGCACTGGCTCGACCGCATGCAGGCCGAACTCGCGCGTTTCCGCGAAGCGATCGCGTCCGGCGAGAGCGAACGCGTCATCGAAGCGTTCACGCGGGCACAGATCGAACGCGACAACTACATGATCAACGGCCCGCCCTCCAGGGAGACGGGGGACGAAGTCGAAACGATCAGCCTCGGTGACATGCTGATGGGGACGCGGCTCAAGCAGTTCATGAAGAAGCAGGAAGACATCATCCGCGCGCAGGAAGATCGCGCGAAGAAGCGGTGATCGCGCGATGACCGAACGCGTGATCAAACCGGCGCGGCGGCTGCGAGGCACCATTCAGCCTCCCGGCGACAAATCCATCTCGCACCGTGCCGCGATCCTCAACGCGATCGCCGATGGTGAGGCGGTCGTGCACAACTTCCTGCCCGGCGAAGACTGCCGTTCGACGCTGACCGTCTTGCGCGCGCTCGGCGTCGAGCACGAACTCGACACCTCCGGCGATGTCTCCGTGCTGCGCATCACCGGCGCCGGCATCGATGGTCTGCGCGAACCGCCGGGCGTGCTCGACTGCGCCAACTCCGGCACGACCATGCGCCTGATGGCCGGTGTGCTCGCGGGCCAGCCGTTCCTCTCCGTGCTCGATGGCGACGATTCGCTGCGCTCGCGGCCCATGGCGCGCATCGCCGAGCCCCTGCGCCGCATGGGCGCGCGCATCGACGGCCGCGACGGCGCCCGGTTCGCGCCGCTCACCGTGCGCGGCGGCGGCCTGCACGGCATCCGCTACAAGCTGCCGATGGCGAGCGCGCAGGTGAAGTCCGCCGTGCTCCTCGCCGCGCTTTATGCCGAAGGCGAGACGATCGTCGAGGAGCCGGGCCCGGCGCGCGACCACACGGAGCGCATGCTCGATGCGATGGGCGCGCACATCGAGCGCGAAGGCCCCGCCGTGCGGATCACGCCCGGTACTCGCCTCGAAGCACTCTCCATGCGCGTGCCCAACGACATGTCCGCGGCGGCGTTCTGGATCGTCGCCGCCACCGTACACCCGGACGCTGAGCTGCGGATCACAGGCGTCGGCATCAACCCAACACGCACCGGCATCATCGACGCCCTCCGCGCGATGGGCGCCGACCTTGCCATCGAAGAGGAGCGCGTCGTAGGCGGCGAGCCGGTGGCGGACATCGTCGTGCGGTCGTCGCAGCTTGAAGGCACAGTCGTCGAAGGCGACCTCGTGCCCCGACTGCTCGATGAGGCGCCGGTGCTCGCCGTGGCGGCGGCGTTCGCTCGCGGCACCACGGAAATCCGCGATGCGGGGGAACTTATCGTCAAGGAGTCGAATCGGGTCGCCACAACAGCTTCACAATTGGCGGCGCTCGGAGTACGCATCCGAGAGCGTCCGGACGGCATGATTATCGAAGGAGGGAACGGGATCGCGGGAGGAAACGCGCGCTCCTTCGGCGATCACCGCCTCGCGATGGCGCTGGCGGTCGCAGGAGTCGCCGGGGCCGGCGCCGTCACCATCGAAGGCGCCGAATGCGTCGGCGTCTCCTATCCGGGATTCTGGCGCCACCTGGAGGCGATCTCCCGGTGAGAATCGTACATACGGAAAGGGGGAGCACGGACGAGGGTCAAGGTGAAGGCATGGCTAGCACTGATTTGATACACATCGGCTTCGGCAACTACGTGGCCTCGAACCATATGGTCGGGATCGCGTCGCCCGGCTCCGCGCCCGTGAAGCGCCTGGTGCAAGAAGGCCGCGGCAAGAGCAACACGATCGACATGACCAGCGGGCGCCGCACCAAGGCCGTCGTGTTCATGGACAACGGCACCATCGTCCTCGCCGCCATCACCCCGGAGACGATCGAGGGCCGCGCTCGCGGCAGGCGCCTGCAGCGCGTGCACGGCGATGAGGACGTTGCGTGACCGAGGCTGAAGCCTCGAGCGCTGCGCCGCTCCTCGTCGTGCTCACCGGCCCGTCGGCGGCCGGCAAGGATGCCGTGCTCGACGAACTGGCGCAGCGCGGGCGCCGGTTTCACCGCGTCGTCACCGCCACGACGCGCGCCCCGCGCGACAACGAACGCGATGGCATCGACTACTTCTTCCTCACGGACGCCGCGTTCGACGAGTTGATCGCCGGCGACGGCTTGCTCGAATGGGCGCAGATCTACGGTCACCGCTCCGGCGTGCCAAAGCAGCAGGTCGAAGACCGGCTGAGCGAAGGACTGGATGTCTACGTGCGCACCGACGTTCAGGGCGCGGACTCGATCAAGCGACTCATGCCCGGCGCCGTGCGCGTCTTCATCGCACCGTCCAAGTTCGAGGATCTCGAGCAACGGATACGCGCGCGCGGCTCTGACGACGAGGAGCGCGTCACGCGCCGCGTGGAAGCCGCGCGCGGCGAGATGGCCCGCCAGGACGAGTTCGAGCACGTCATCATCAACGAATCCGGCAAGCTCGCCGAAACCGTCGACCAGCTAGAAGCGATCTTGGAGCGCGAACGCGCAGCCCGCGTCCTGTAACACCGTTCCGCACACCTCCAACTTCCAACCCCCCAACGACCAGCAACCAGCAACCAACCACCAGCAACCAACCACCAGCAACCAGCGACCAGCGACCAGCGACCAGCGACCAGCGACCAGCAACCAACCACCAGCAACCAGCGACCAGCGACCAGCATCTACACTGCCCCCATGCACCATCTCCACCTGGTCCAGAACATCGGCAGCACGCCGATGGTCGAACTGCGGCATCTCTCCCCGAAGCCCGACGTCCGGCTGTTCGCGAAGCTCGAAGGCTGGAATCCGACCGGCTCGGTCAAGGACCGCATCGTGCGGCACATGCTGGTGCACGCCGAACGCGACGGGATCATCGTCCCCGGCGACACCGTCATCGAAGCGAGCACCGGCAACACCGGCATCGCGCTGGCAATGATCGGGCGCGCGCTCGGCTACCGGGCGAAGATCGTTATGCCGGAAAACGTCTGGCCCGAAATCCCGCGCTCGCTCGCCGTCTACGGCGCCGAGGTGCACTGGGTGCCCGCCGAGGCCGGCGTCACCGGCGCCATAAATGCCGCGCGCAAGCTGGCCGCGTCTGAACGCCGCTTCATGCTCGACCAGTTCTCCAACGAGCACAACGCCCGCGCGCACTACGTCTGGACCGGCGCCGAGGTCCTGGAAGACGTGCCGGACGTCGATATCTTCGTCGCCGGGCTGGGCACGGGCGGCACGCTCATGGGCACCGGCCGCCGCCTGAAGGAAGCCAACCCATCGACGAAAGTGATCGCCGTCGAGCCGCATCCCGGCAACCAGTTGCAGGGCCTCAAGTCGCTCGCCGACGGCTTCATCCCGCCGATCCTCGACCTGCACTTTCTCGATGGCAAGATCCTGGTCCGCAGCGGGCACGCGTTTCGCGCCGCCCGCCTGCTGATGGAGCGCGAAGGCATTTTCGGCGGCATCTCCGCCGGCGCCGTGCTGCACGCTGGTCTGCGCTTCGCCGAACGCATCACGAACGGGAACATCGTCATGATCTTCGCCGACAGCGGCTGGAAATACCTCGATACGAACCTCTGGTCGCGCGGCCTGCCCGAAGAGGACGAGGAGGACCTTGATGACATCATCTGGTGGTGAAGCTTTGAAGGACCGCGCGGTTGTCGAAATCGTCGACGCTACGGACGAGGAGTACAGGCGCGTGCTCGGCCACCTCTTCGAGCTGTACGTCTATGACTTCAGCGAGTACACCGGCTCCGACGTGCACGACAGCGGATCGTACGAGGTCGTCGAGAAAGACTACTGGTGCAACGAGTTCCCGCATCGTTACATCGCCAGGGTCGACGGCAAGATCGCCGGCTTTGCGCTCGTCCGGCGCGGCAGCCCGCTCGATGCGGATGCGCTCGCAGCGTACGTCGAAGAGTTTTTCGTGCTCCGCAAATATCGCCGAAGGGGCGTCGGTGCGCAGCTCGCGAGGCACGTGTTCGCGCAGTTTCCCGGACGCTGGCAGGTCGCCGTGCTGCGCAACAACCTGCCCCCCAGGCCTTCTGGAGCCATACGATCGGCCCGCTCACAGACGGCAACTTCGAAGAGCGCCAGTGGGACGACGAGAACTGGCGCGGCCCGGTGTACTTTTTCGATAATGCGTAGCGCAAGGGCGTGCCTCAGGATCCAACCAGAAAGGGATTGGGGCGCAGCCTTTCACGCTCGTAGAGTTCCTTGGCGGTAATGCCTTCTCGCACCGCAACTTTCTCGACGCCTTCATTCCAAGGGTTGAGCGGCGATTTCGACGGAGACCGACGAATAATCCACAGCTGCGCCTTCCGTGGAACGAGCTGTCTGCTGATGTATGGCAGATGAATCATGAGAAGCCCGGTTGCTACTAGCGGATCGTTGTCCACGTCCTCGAAGACAATCATCGAAAGCCGCGACTGACATAGGACGACCATTTCCTTAGCAAGGTTGAGCATCCTAGAGTCGAGCGTGATGAATGCATCTACCCCGCCTCGCAACCGCAGTTCTCGCAGCACTTCCCAGTCGTCGTGATCCTTGACCAGATCAGGGTGTAGGTTCCTGAGTCCGGCGATTCTTATATGGTCAGGCCATGGTAGTAGTGCCATGACGTTCGTAGGGAAGTCGTGATCAAGAACGAACAGCCGCGAATCCGGCATTCGCGTCAGGCAACCTTGAGGAGGTTGCGCTTCAACTGCTGTTCCAAATCAATGGCATCAGTCAGGGATGTCGCGGACAAGTCTGGATACATCTCAAGAATCTGCCTGTCGCCGTACCCCTTGGATGACAGAGCGTCCAGCACACGCGTCTCGATCCGCGTATCCTCAACATGTGGTTCCCCCGCCAACTTACCGGGAACAATCCGGAGGGTAGCTCGAGGTCGGCGCAAATCAGGTCCGCTAACAAAGCTATCGACAAAGAACTGCTCAAGCGGATCCAGCATTTCTCTGCCGAGGAGTCTCAGTCGATCCGTTGGTGTGACTAGTTCAGACCCTTCGCCCGAATGCGTGTACGTCTTTCCAGCCCGATCCACATAGATCGTGACTTCGCCCTTCGAAAGAGCATCTCCCATCCGGGACGATGTGGTTTCAATCGCCTTAATCATGCCTTTGACACGGCGCATACTAGTGGCGGATCGATCCTCCGGATCTATTGGATGCCTCAACCAATAGATCGCGCGCAACGCAACTAGGTCCGACCACGACCAAAGCATGATTCGCTCGGCGGAAACGTTTGGCGTGAGGATATCGTGGCGCGCCCAGAAGTAGACCGTCCTCTTTGGGACGCCAGCCAGAGAGCTCGCCCGTTCGGCGGTATAGACGCCTCGGAGGAGTTCATTCTCCATCGCGTATGGGAGCATACACCCTCAGGCGAGGCGCCGACACCTGAATTCCGCAGCTTTTTGATTCATTCTTGACGGTGACCGAGCGAGCTACCATGACATCACACGGAGGGACCGCCATGGCAGATCAGACGATGCGCGACGAACTCAACGACGTCAAACAGCACGCGAAGGATGCCGCCCGCGCCTCGCTCATGGCCGTACGGGGCGCCGTCGACTTCGTGCTTAACAAGCTCGACGGTGACGACGCGCCCGCGAAAGGCGATCCCGCGGACCGCATGACGCCCCGCGACACGGCGCCACCGCCGCCATCCCACGACGACGCCTGAGTGGCGCCTCGCTTCACGTCGTTCGACGACGCGTGGCGCTGGTTCGAGGACGGCGGCGCGCTCGTGCCCGTCGCCGAACAGCGCGAGCAGCTGCTCGCCGGCCGGGCGCAGTTCCTCGTGTTTCACGCGCACGTCACCGACCGGCGCGTGCTGGATATCGCGCAGGATGTGCTCGACGCGCTGAGCGATGTGTCCGGGCTCGTGCCGATGGATCCGGACCAGCTCCACATCTCGATCCGCGCCGTCGGCTTCCAGGTGATCGAGAAGCGCCGCGACGATGAAGTCCTGCG
Coding sequences within:
- a CDS encoding DUF433 domain-containing protein, translating into MENELLRGVYTAERASSLAGVPKRTVYFWARHDILTPNVSAERIMLWSWSDLVALRAIYWLRHPIDPEDRSATSMRRVKGMIKAIETTSSRMGDALSKGEVTIYVDRAGKTYTHSGEGSELVTPTDRLRLLGREMLDPLEQFFVDSFVSGPDLRRPRATLRIVPGKLAGEPHVEDTRIETRVLDALSSKGYGDRQILEMYPDLSATSLTDAIDLEQQLKRNLLKVA
- a CDS encoding cysteine synthase family protein, coding for MHHLHLVQNIGSTPMVELRHLSPKPDVRLFAKLEGWNPTGSVKDRIVRHMLVHAERDGIIVPGDTVIEASTGNTGIALAMIGRALGYRAKIVMPENVWPEIPRSLAVYGAEVHWVPAEAGVTGAINAARKLAASERRFMLDQFSNEHNARAHYVWTGAEVLEDVPDVDIFVAGLGTGGTLMGTGRRLKEANPSTKVIAVEPHPGNQLQGLKSLADGFIPPILDLHFLDGKILVRSGHAFRAARLLMEREGIFGGISAGAVLHAGLRFAERITNGNIVMIFADSGWKYLDTNLWSRGLPEEDEEDLDDIIWW
- a CDS encoding extracellular matrix/biofilm biosynthesis regulator RemA family protein, which codes for MASTDLIHIGFGNYVASNHMVGIASPGSAPVKRLVQEGRGKSNTIDMTSGRRTKAVVFMDNGTIVLAAITPETIEGRARGRRLQRVHGDEDVA
- a CDS encoding site-2 protease family protein, encoding MLDFTRDARYGGLRLLILIHSDLIDQNFGLFLVLVSTTVFALLIGIGFHEACHAYTANALGDKLPARQGRVTLNPMAHLDPAGSLLMMLVGFGWGKPVQFNPYGLNVSPKTASFLVAGAGPLSNFVMAGLLALPIQFGMVPYINPIANLPAFIWELRVQEFEDYVGLFLTGAVYLNCILGLFNLIPIPPLDGYKVALFLLPDSLAREFAKLDQYGFAILLVVLFGIPFLTGYSPLADILGPSVRWLVHLFTGA
- the aroA gene encoding 3-phosphoshikimate 1-carboxyvinyltransferase; protein product: MTERVIKPARRLRGTIQPPGDKSISHRAAILNAIADGEAVVHNFLPGEDCRSTLTVLRALGVEHELDTSGDVSVLRITGAGIDGLREPPGVLDCANSGTTMRLMAGVLAGQPFLSVLDGDDSLRSRPMARIAEPLRRMGARIDGRDGARFAPLTVRGGGLHGIRYKLPMASAQVKSAVLLAALYAEGETIVEEPGPARDHTERMLDAMGAHIEREGPAVRITPGTRLEALSMRVPNDMSAAAFWIVAATVHPDAELRITGVGINPTRTGIIDALRAMGADLAIEEERVVGGEPVADIVVRSSQLEGTVVEGDLVPRLLDEAPVLAVAAAFARGTTEIRDAGELIVKESNRVATTASQLAALGVRIRERPDGMIIEGGNGIAGGNARSFGDHRLAMALAVAGVAGAGAVTIEGAECVGVSYPGFWRHLEAISR
- the gmk gene encoding guanylate kinase, with protein sequence MTEAEASSAAPLLVVLTGPSAAGKDAVLDELAQRGRRFHRVVTATTRAPRDNERDGIDYFFLTDAAFDELIAGDGLLEWAQIYGHRSGVPKQQVEDRLSEGLDVYVRTDVQGADSIKRLMPGAVRVFIAPSKFEDLEQRIRARGSDDEERVTRRVEAARGEMARQDEFEHVIINESGKLAETVDQLEAILERERAARVL
- a CDS encoding prephenate dehydrogenase/arogenate dehydrogenase family protein; the protein is MERIAIIGLGLIGGSIGLALKQANLTGVQIAGTARSRDTVQRAKKRGAIDEFAHTPEEAVRGAKLVIVASPIMTIPSIFDEIARALEPGAVVTDVASTKGEVMRWAREKLPRSAHFVGGHPMAGKETSGIDAAEADLFRGRPWVIVPSVDAPEAAVTTVISLAHTAGATTLFMDADEHDSYVAAISHLPLTLASALFSLVFGSEAWPEMAGLASSGFRDTTRLASGAPEMAHDIVMTNRENVLHWLDRMQAELARFREAIASGESERVIEAFTRAQIERDNYMINGPPSRETGDEVETISLGDMLMGTRLKQFMKKQEDIIRAQEDRAKKR